A window of Flavobacterium psychrophilum genomic DNA:
GGCGCAATTATTGTTAAAGACAGAATGATAATATCTGATGGTTATAACGGGACACCATCGGGATTTGAAAATTGCTGCGAGGATGAACAGGGTCTTACCTCATGGTATGTACTGCACGCCGAAGCAAATGCAATATTAAAAGTTGCCCGTTCAACACAGTCGTGCGAAGGCGCAACGCTCTACATAACCATGTCGCCCTGTAAAGATTGCAGTAAGCTAATTCATCAGGCGGGAATAAAAAGGGTTGTATACCTGGAGGGTTATAAAGATAATTCGGGTATAGACTTTTTGCTGAAGGCTGGGGTAGACGTGGTGCATATTGCCGATCTGGAAGCTGATATAAATGAAAATTAAGAGGATTTATTTACCTATTGTTCTATCACTGGCGCTTGCCATAGGGTTGCTTATGGGCAGTTTCCTTAATTTTCCTGCTACACAGCGCGGTATTATATCCAGCTCGAACAAGAGCAAACTCAATAAACTTATCGATTTTATAGACAGCGAATATGTAGACAATGTGAATACCGA
This region includes:
- a CDS encoding CMP deaminase, with the protein product MKEKKQNKYDRAYLRIAREWGQLSYCKRKKVGAIIVKDRMIISDGYNGTPSGFENCCEDEQGLTSWYVLHAEANAILKVARSTQSCEGATLYITMSPCKDCSKLIHQAGIKRVVYLEGYKDNSGIDFLLKAGVDVVHIADLEADINEN